From Pelotomaculum schinkii, one genomic window encodes:
- a CDS encoding GNAT family N-acetyltransferase — MIRQAVEKDLCEIMEIYNDAILNTTAVYTYKVQTIEERKLWFQKKNEDNFPVIVFEEDNTVMGFATFGPFRAWPAYKYTIEHSVYVHRDYRKRGIGTALVKQIIKLANEREYATLVAGIDAFNEKSIVMHEKMGFQYSGAIKRAGFKFGKWLDLVFYQLDLTGPEDPIDG; from the coding sequence ATGATCAGGCAGGCAGTTGAAAAGGATTTGTGTGAGATTATGGAAATTTATAATGACGCTATATTAAATACTACGGCAGTATACACCTATAAGGTCCAGACAATAGAGGAAAGAAAGCTGTGGTTTCAAAAGAAGAATGAGGACAATTTTCCGGTCATCGTTTTCGAAGAAGACAATACGGTCATGGGTTTTGCCACTTTTGGACCTTTTAGAGCCTGGCCGGCTTATAAATACACGATAGAACATTCGGTTTATGTACATAGGGACTATCGGAAACGCGGCATTGGAACTGCGCTGGTAAAACAAATAATCAAGCTTGCTAATGAAAGAGAGTATGCGACATTGGTTGCCGGCATTGATGCTTTCAATGAAAAAAGTATTGTAATGCATGAAAAAATGGGTTTTCAATATTCCGGCGCAATAAAGAGGGCCGGCTTTAAGTTCGGCAAGTGGCTTGACCTGGTATTTTATCAATTGGATCTGACCGGTCCGGAAGATCCAATTGATGGGTAA
- a CDS encoding TetR/AcrR family transcriptional regulator: protein MDKALKKDLIADAALACFLSSGYNCTTMDEIVKASGISKGGIYWHFKSKDEIFLYIIEKRLSEWNREFTARLKSDDSAKEALGKFVDLYLEVIAAPFLALTHEFLLHIKDKEILNRALSHINNSNRNNIIKNVIRDGITKGEFKALGPETAANIFIGTFEGIGVQWLKQHNDKKVLEHTAKTALDIFLEGISNK from the coding sequence GTGGATAAAGCATTAAAAAAGGACTTAATCGCAGATGCTGCCTTAGCTTGTTTTTTGTCCTCCGGTTATAATTGTACTACTATGGATGAGATTGTAAAGGCATCGGGAATCAGTAAGGGGGGAATTTACTGGCATTTCAAAAGCAAAGATGAAATTTTTTTGTATATAATTGAAAAACGCCTGAGTGAATGGAACAGGGAATTCACGGCCCGGTTAAAAAGTGACGATTCAGCGAAGGAGGCTCTTGGCAAATTTGTAGATCTCTACCTTGAAGTAATAGCGGCGCCTTTTTTGGCATTAACCCATGAATTTTTACTGCATATCAAGGATAAAGAAATATTGAACAGAGCTTTGTCCCATATCAATAACTCAAATAGAAACAATATCATCAAGAATGTTATACGGGACGGTATAACTAAAGGAGAGTTTAAAGCATTAGGCCCTGAAACAGCTGCAAATATCTTTATCGGCACTTTCGAAGGTATCGGCGTTCAGTGGCTCAAGCAGCACAATGATAAAAAAGTCTTGG